A genomic segment from Pseudomonas sessilinigenes encodes:
- a CDS encoding efflux transporter outer membrane subunit: MNKFAFSAVAVAVVLSGCSLIPDYQQPAAPVTTQYPQGPAYAAAAGTVSEEVARQGWRTLFHDPALRQLIQTALTENRDLRVAALNVEAYRAQYQIQRADLFPAVSATAGGTRQRVPASITKTGKAAITSTYSATLGISSYELDFFGRIRSLSEQAMQAYLATEQAQRSAELSLVASVANAYLTWRADQELLALTRQTLASYEESLRLTTRSLQVGTASSLDAAQAQTSVENARANLARYERQVAQDRDSLTLLVGTALPESLPSLPLSSNLIARVPAGLPSDLLQRRPDILQAEYQLKSANANIGAARAAFFPSVSLTANAGASSSQLSSLFKGGSGSWTFQPQINLPIFNAGSLRASLDYAKLQKDIGVAQYEKAIQTAFQEVSSGLAARQTYDDQLNAQRDLVQADQTYYNLAQRRYRLGLDSNLVFLDAQRSLFSSQQGLITDRLAQLIAEVNLYTALGGAWGEPTQLAAAETRP; the protein is encoded by the coding sequence ATGAACAAGTTTGCTTTCTCTGCGGTGGCGGTTGCAGTGGTACTGAGCGGGTGCTCACTGATCCCTGACTACCAGCAACCGGCAGCTCCGGTGACCACGCAATACCCGCAAGGCCCGGCCTATGCCGCCGCTGCAGGTACCGTCAGCGAAGAGGTTGCCCGCCAGGGCTGGCGCACATTGTTCCATGACCCCGCCTTGCGGCAGTTGATCCAGACCGCCCTCACCGAAAACCGCGACCTGCGTGTGGCGGCGCTGAATGTCGAGGCGTACCGCGCCCAGTACCAGATCCAGCGCGCTGACCTGTTCCCGGCGGTCTCGGCGACGGCAGGCGGCACCCGCCAGCGGGTACCGGCCAGTATCACGAAGACCGGTAAGGCGGCGATCACTTCGACGTATTCCGCGACCCTGGGCATCAGTTCCTATGAGCTGGATTTCTTTGGTCGCATTCGCAGCCTCAGCGAGCAGGCGATGCAGGCGTACCTGGCCACCGAGCAAGCGCAGCGCAGTGCCGAATTGAGCCTGGTGGCCAGCGTGGCCAATGCTTACCTGACCTGGCGTGCCGATCAGGAATTACTCGCGCTGACACGCCAGACCCTCGCCTCTTATGAGGAAAGCCTGCGTTTGACGACACGCAGCCTGCAGGTGGGTACAGCGTCGTCGCTGGATGCCGCCCAGGCGCAAACCAGTGTCGAGAACGCCCGCGCCAACCTCGCGCGCTATGAGCGACAAGTGGCCCAGGACCGCGATAGCCTGACGTTGCTGGTTGGCACCGCACTGCCGGAATCCCTGCCGAGCCTGCCGCTGTCGAGCAACCTGATCGCCCGGGTACCCGCCGGCCTGCCGTCGGACCTGCTGCAGCGCCGCCCCGACATTCTGCAAGCCGAATACCAGCTCAAATCCGCCAATGCCAATATTGGTGCGGCCCGCGCAGCGTTCTTTCCCAGTGTCAGCCTGACCGCCAACGCCGGCGCGTCCAGCTCGCAACTGTCGAGCCTGTTCAAGGGTGGTTCCGGCAGCTGGACATTCCAGCCGCAGATCAACCTGCCCATCTTCAACGCCGGCAGCCTGCGCGCCAGTCTCGACTACGCCAAGCTGCAAAAAGACATTGGCGTGGCCCAGTACGAGAAGGCTATCCAGACCGCTTTCCAGGAAGTGTCCAGCGGCCTGGCGGCACGCCAGACTTACGACGACCAACTGAACGCCCAACGCGACCTGGTGCAGGCCGACCAGACCTATTACAACTTAGCTCAACGCCGCTACCGCCTGGGCCTGGACAGCAACCTGGTGTTCCTCGACGCGCAGCGCTCGTTGTTTTCGTCACAGCAGGGGCTGATTACCGACCGTTTGGCGCAGTTGATCGCCGAAGTCAACCTGTACACCGCCCTCGGCGGCGCATGGGGGGAACCGACCCAACTGGCCGCTGCCGAGACGCGGCCATGA
- the plcR gene encoding phospholipase C accessory protein PlcR produces the protein MKAILLAVCAALIAYLVLFRQPADTVVERAPSVASSPVSNTRPAVPAPAADSQAPASLEQEIAAFSQTASTLPAAERRQVAERLINELKTSVSNGEDLKSAYAQVERLTPNIESDPKSLESLNYSIWMDMKDHATPPAPPSPAQRQQLDTYQQAANQAIDEVLKTVDGDEARRAAIEEKLKALRLEIFGSSAPQPLSH, from the coding sequence ATGAAAGCCATTCTTTTAGCGGTGTGTGCAGCGCTGATCGCCTACCTGGTGCTCTTTCGCCAGCCGGCGGACACCGTGGTGGAACGAGCGCCCAGCGTCGCCTCAAGCCCGGTGAGCAATACCAGGCCGGCCGTGCCTGCGCCAGCCGCCGACAGCCAAGCGCCAGCGTCGCTGGAGCAGGAAATCGCCGCGTTTTCGCAAACCGCCAGCACCTTGCCAGCCGCCGAGCGCCGCCAGGTCGCCGAGCGCTTGATCAACGAGCTGAAAACCTCGGTCAGCAACGGCGAGGACTTGAAGAGCGCCTATGCCCAGGTCGAACGGCTGACGCCAAACATCGAGTCCGACCCCAAGTCACTGGAGAGCCTGAACTACAGCATCTGGATGGACATGAAAGACCACGCCACGCCACCGGCTCCCCCCTCGCCTGCCCAGCGCCAGCAACTGGATACCTACCAGCAGGCGGCGAACCAAGCGATTGACGAAGTGCTCAAGACCGTCGATGGCGACGAGGCACGACGCGCCGCCATCGAGGAAAAGCTCAAGGCGCTGCGCCTGGAGATCTTCGGCAGCAGTGCCCCGCAGCCGCTGAGCCATTAA
- a CDS encoding helix-turn-helix transcriptional regulator: MEMTSSIQNADSPHFYFVLGELVSSTDQDHFALNMLKLIDKFLPVTALTLSEWTLDESNSSLVDIKPLGTAGDPADIPVQEANGANANPPLLKEVQEMEGSLLIRLNTRTKGAAGKVPRVAAHECTLVSRDGSRRCVVMLYRSQAQKDFSLSELSRLKNLSEALLPLIESYAQFNRQSALRKIGSWMAIPLSETEPSHIHREFQKRLSLCDITLSTREQEVCLGLLNGGTVPEIAEKLRLKNSSIETYLKRATAKLGVSGRHGLTKWAVGA; encoded by the coding sequence ATGGAAATGACGAGCAGCATTCAAAATGCGGACAGCCCACACTTCTATTTCGTACTCGGAGAACTGGTTTCCAGTACCGACCAGGATCACTTCGCACTCAATATGCTCAAGCTGATCGACAAGTTCCTGCCGGTCACGGCGTTGACACTCAGCGAGTGGACCCTGGACGAGTCAAACAGCAGCCTGGTCGATATCAAGCCTCTGGGCACCGCCGGCGACCCTGCCGACATCCCCGTACAAGAAGCGAACGGCGCCAACGCCAACCCTCCCCTGCTCAAGGAAGTGCAGGAGATGGAGGGCTCGTTGCTGATTCGCCTGAATACGCGAACCAAAGGGGCCGCGGGCAAGGTGCCACGCGTTGCGGCGCACGAATGCACACTGGTATCGCGCGATGGCAGCCGGCGCTGCGTGGTGATGCTGTATCGGTCCCAGGCGCAGAAGGATTTTTCCTTGAGCGAATTGTCGCGTCTGAAAAACCTCTCCGAAGCCTTGCTGCCATTGATTGAAAGCTATGCCCAGTTCAACCGCCAAAGTGCGCTGCGCAAAATTGGCAGCTGGATGGCGATCCCGCTCAGCGAAACCGAACCGTCGCACATTCATCGTGAGTTTCAAAAGCGTCTGTCGCTGTGCGATATCACGCTCTCAACCCGCGAACAGGAAGTTTGCCTCGGCTTGCTCAACGGCGGAACCGTGCCGGAAATAGCCGAGAAACTACGTCTCAAGAACAGCTCTATCGAAACCTATCTCAAGCGTGCAACAGCAAAGCTTGGGGTCAGCGGCCGACATGGATTGACCAAGTGGGCGGTCGGCGCCTGA
- a CDS encoding phosphocholine-specific phospholipase C, protein MTDAPKFHRRTFLKGSAQAAALAGMSGLFPETIRRALAIEPDVRSGTLKDVDHVVILMQENRSFDHYFGHLNGVRGFNDPRVIKRADGKSVMHQTYKTTEYLPYHFDTKNVHAQWLGSQNHEWSAFHGTWNEGRNDQWTAIQDYTAMGHFKRDDIPYYYALADAFTLGEAYHQSIMGPTNPNRLYHMTGRTAPTGDGKNVQYTNSMGDGTIGVSGSVDWTTYPERLSEANINWRIYQEGGYQSSSLWWLYLDLKWKWLIQEDNNYDCNALAWFKRFKESKPDSDLWQRAMVARGVTKLREDVQNNTLPQVSWIVPPYCYSEHPWWGPSFGEYYVSKILEALTSNPKVWARTVFIINYDEGDGYFDHVSAAVPPWKPGTGISAVDTQGEIESATQLPIGLGPRVPVLAISPWSRGGKVSAEVFDHTSVLRFLEKRFGVTADNISPWRRAVCGDLTSLFDFTGKTDSSVPANLTNLTETKARQDDAYYKQYYRSYPYYTNPKTLPGQETGQRDALAVPYELHAEVSVAASDGSLLLSLRNDGMVLPENPYARSAAVFQVHSNERGAPAFYTVTSYDIYAQTDRRSRGQTVIENLKDRIDANGRYGFEVRAPNGFYREFTGNNQLAKTLARPEVSVSYQGMQIVLTIKNTGVLACTVTVKSNPAYKGDTVHTHELKPGESLTDVWLLRSSSGWYDLTLTATNTESNFSRRLAGHVETGLPSRTDPLLDIMPS, encoded by the coding sequence ATGACAGACGCCCCAAAGTTTCATCGTCGTACTTTTTTGAAAGGCAGTGCACAAGCTGCAGCGCTGGCCGGAATGTCCGGACTTTTTCCCGAAACCATACGGCGCGCACTGGCCATTGAGCCGGATGTGCGCAGCGGCACCCTTAAGGATGTCGACCATGTGGTCATCCTGATGCAGGAGAACCGCTCGTTTGATCATTACTTCGGCCACCTCAATGGCGTTCGTGGATTCAACGACCCTCGGGTTATCAAGCGCGCCGATGGCAAGTCGGTGATGCATCAAACCTACAAAACCACCGAATACCTGCCTTATCACTTCGACACCAAGAACGTGCACGCCCAATGGTTGGGTTCGCAGAACCACGAATGGTCGGCGTTTCACGGGACCTGGAACGAAGGCCGCAACGACCAGTGGACGGCGATCCAGGACTACACCGCCATGGGCCATTTCAAGCGGGATGACATCCCGTACTACTATGCCCTGGCAGACGCCTTTACCTTGGGTGAGGCCTATCACCAATCGATCATGGGCCCCACCAACCCCAATCGCCTGTATCACATGACCGGCCGCACCGCGCCTACCGGCGATGGCAAGAATGTCCAATACACCAACAGCATGGGCGACGGCACCATCGGTGTGAGTGGTTCTGTGGACTGGACCACCTACCCCGAACGCCTGAGCGAAGCCAATATCAATTGGCGTATTTACCAGGAAGGCGGCTACCAGTCGTCTTCACTCTGGTGGCTCTACCTCGATCTCAAATGGAAGTGGCTCATACAGGAGGACAACAATTACGACTGCAATGCCCTGGCCTGGTTTAAACGCTTCAAGGAGTCAAAACCCGACTCCGATTTGTGGCAACGAGCCATGGTCGCTCGCGGAGTGACCAAGTTGCGCGAAGACGTGCAAAACAACACCTTGCCACAAGTGTCTTGGATCGTGCCGCCGTACTGTTATTCGGAACACCCTTGGTGGGGTCCCTCCTTCGGTGAATACTACGTATCGAAGATTCTCGAAGCCCTGACCAGCAACCCCAAGGTCTGGGCCAGGACCGTATTCATCATCAACTACGATGAAGGCGACGGTTATTTCGACCATGTGTCCGCTGCCGTACCGCCATGGAAACCGGGCACCGGCATTTCGGCCGTCGACACCCAAGGCGAAATCGAAAGCGCCACCCAGTTGCCCATTGGCTTGGGTCCGCGCGTGCCGGTACTGGCGATATCGCCGTGGTCCCGAGGTGGAAAGGTCAGTGCCGAAGTCTTCGATCACACCTCTGTGCTCAGATTCCTCGAAAAACGCTTCGGCGTTACCGCGGACAATATTTCCCCCTGGCGCCGGGCGGTTTGCGGTGACTTGACCTCGCTTTTCGACTTCACCGGGAAAACCGATAGCAGCGTTCCCGCCAACCTGACCAACCTGACTGAAACCAAAGCCCGTCAGGATGACGCCTACTACAAGCAGTACTATCGCTCCTACCCTTATTACACCAACCCGAAGACTTTGCCGGGCCAGGAAACCGGCCAGCGCGACGCCCTGGCAGTGCCCTATGAGTTGCATGCCGAGGTCAGCGTCGCCGCCAGCGATGGCAGCTTGCTGCTGAGCTTGAGAAACGACGGCATGGTCTTGCCGGAAAACCCTTACGCACGTTCGGCTGCGGTCTTTCAGGTGCACTCCAACGAACGGGGTGCCCCGGCGTTCTATACGGTGACCAGCTACGATATCTATGCACAAACAGACCGTAGAAGCCGCGGCCAGACCGTTATCGAAAACCTGAAGGATCGTATCGACGCGAACGGTCGCTACGGCTTTGAAGTACGTGCACCGAATGGCTTCTATCGCGAATTTACCGGCAATAACCAGTTGGCCAAGACCCTCGCCCGGCCTGAAGTTTCAGTCAGCTACCAGGGGATGCAGATTGTCCTGACGATCAAAAATACCGGGGTACTGGCCTGTACGGTGACGGTGAAATCCAACCCCGCGTACAAGGGCGATACGGTGCACACCCATGAGCTCAAGCCGGGTGAAAGCCTGACCGATGTCTGGTTGCTGCGCAGCAGTTCCGGCTGGTATGACCTGACCCTTACAGCCACCAACACCGAAAGCAACTTCTCGCGCAGGCTGGCTGGGCATGTTGAAACCGGTTTGCCAAGCCGGACCGATCCACTCTTGGACATCATGCCGTCCTGA
- the plcR gene encoding phospholipase C accessory protein PlcR yields the protein MVESKVLVANITTFSQSASAMPEAERKQRAENLIEEIKSAVAKGANLNQAYAHVQELTPYIEPQPNSLEALNYKLWMELKDSHTPPPLPCAAQREQISLYAKASEQVIDEVLGSVEDEEQQHSLIEERLSALRKQIFGMEEPQFLLQ from the coding sequence ATGGTTGAAAGCAAAGTGCTAGTCGCCAACATCACCACGTTTTCTCAATCGGCCAGCGCGATGCCGGAGGCGGAGCGCAAGCAGCGCGCGGAAAACTTGATAGAGGAAATAAAAAGTGCCGTCGCCAAAGGGGCGAACCTGAACCAGGCCTACGCCCACGTTCAGGAACTGACGCCGTACATCGAGCCTCAGCCCAATTCCCTGGAGGCCTTGAACTACAAGCTCTGGATGGAGCTCAAGGACAGCCATACCCCGCCGCCGCTGCCCTGCGCCGCTCAGCGCGAGCAGATCAGCCTCTACGCGAAAGCCTCCGAACAGGTGATTGATGAGGTGCTCGGTAGCGTTGAAGACGAAGAGCAACAGCACAGCCTTATCGAAGAAAGGCTCAGCGCACTGCGCAAGCAGATCTTTGGCATGGAAGAACCTCAGTTCCTGCTGCAATAA
- a CDS encoding neutral/alkaline ceramidase yields the protein MSIRLYRSVLVVITCLLCSTGFAGEQPYRFGLGKADITGEAAEVGMMGYSSTDQKTGGIHTRQWSRAFIIEDAATGKRLVYVNTDLGMIFQAVQQSVLRKLEKKYPGIYNENNVMLAATHTHSGPGGFSHYTIYDLSILGFQEKTFNVIVDGIVRSIDQAHQHMQPGRLFYAKGDLTNASKNRSLLSHQRNPDIAGYLDGIDPEMTVLKFVDQQGEMAGVISWFPVHATSMTNNNHLISSDNKGYASYHWEHDISKKPGFIAAFAQTNAGNLSPNLNLRPGSGPTENEFANTKEIGLRQFNKAYELATGPTEEVTGRLDNRFQFVDFHGLTVRPDYTDGTPKTLCIAALGSSLAAGSTEDGPGPLGISESNNPLLSFLGGLLTGVPSKELKKCQAEKQILADTGNKKPFPWTPNVLPIQMFRIGQLAVLGAPAEFTVMSGVRIRRAVQAIVTPMGINHVIFNGYANAYSSYVTTREEYSVQEYEGGSTIFGPWTQAAYQQLFTDMASAMRDNRPVASTAQPPDLSCCLLNFQTGVVTDAPYIGTSFGDVLQQPEKIYHRGQTVTVAFVTGHPKNNLHTEDTFLSVYYTSADPARDKPAIRVATDNDWETKYRWERVGISASKATISWDIPQDAKPGFYYISHGGDQKNVWGTISAFTGTTRKFEVVAD from the coding sequence ATGAGTATCCGACTGTATCGTTCTGTTCTCGTTGTCATCACCTGCTTGTTATGTTCAACCGGCTTTGCTGGCGAACAACCTTATCGATTCGGCTTGGGCAAAGCCGATATTACCGGCGAAGCAGCGGAAGTCGGGATGATGGGGTACTCCTCCACCGACCAGAAGACCGGTGGAATTCATACGCGGCAATGGTCGAGGGCGTTCATCATTGAAGATGCGGCCACGGGCAAGCGGCTGGTGTACGTCAACACCGACCTGGGCATGATTTTCCAAGCGGTGCAGCAAAGTGTGTTGCGCAAGTTGGAGAAGAAATACCCTGGGATCTATAACGAAAACAATGTGATGCTGGCGGCCACTCACACTCACTCAGGTCCCGGTGGCTTTTCCCATTACACGATCTACGACTTGTCGATACTGGGCTTTCAGGAAAAGACCTTTAACGTGATTGTCGATGGCATCGTGCGCTCAATTGATCAGGCCCATCAACACATGCAGCCTGGCCGATTGTTTTATGCCAAGGGTGATCTCACCAATGCCAGCAAGAACAGGTCGCTGCTCTCCCACCAGCGCAATCCGGATATTGCCGGCTACCTAGATGGTATCGACCCGGAAATGACGGTATTGAAGTTCGTCGACCAACAGGGCGAGATGGCCGGAGTCATCAGTTGGTTCCCTGTGCACGCCACGTCCATGACCAATAACAATCATCTGATTTCTTCTGATAACAAAGGCTATGCGTCTTACCACTGGGAACACGACATCAGCAAGAAACCGGGGTTTATCGCCGCCTTTGCCCAGACCAATGCCGGCAATCTGTCGCCCAACTTGAACTTGCGCCCAGGCTCCGGGCCGACCGAGAACGAATTCGCCAACACCAAGGAAATCGGTTTGAGGCAGTTCAACAAAGCCTATGAACTGGCCACCGGGCCGACCGAGGAAGTGACCGGGAGGCTCGACAACCGCTTTCAGTTTGTCGACTTCCACGGCCTGACCGTACGCCCTGACTACACCGATGGCACACCGAAGACGCTGTGTATTGCCGCCTTGGGCAGTAGCCTGGCGGCCGGCAGTACGGAGGATGGCCCTGGCCCACTGGGCATCAGTGAAAGCAATAATCCGCTGCTGTCTTTCCTCGGCGGCTTGCTCACTGGTGTGCCGTCCAAAGAGCTGAAGAAGTGCCAGGCTGAAAAACAGATACTGGCCGATACCGGCAACAAAAAACCCTTTCCCTGGACCCCCAATGTGCTGCCGATCCAGATGTTCCGCATCGGCCAACTCGCCGTGTTGGGTGCACCGGCCGAGTTTACGGTGATGTCCGGTGTACGCATTCGCCGGGCAGTACAAGCCATCGTCACACCCATGGGAATCAACCATGTGATCTTCAATGGTTATGCCAACGCCTACTCCAGTTACGTCACCACTCGCGAGGAATACAGCGTCCAGGAATATGAAGGCGGTTCGACGATCTTCGGCCCCTGGACCCAGGCCGCCTATCAACAGCTGTTCACCGACATGGCCAGCGCCATGCGTGACAATCGGCCGGTCGCCAGTACCGCCCAGCCACCTGACCTGTCCTGCTGCTTGTTGAACTTCCAGACTGGCGTCGTCACCGATGCCCCCTATATCGGCACCTCGTTCGGCGATGTATTGCAGCAACCGGAAAAGATCTACCACCGGGGACAAACCGTGACGGTGGCCTTCGTCACCGGACACCCGAAGAACAACCTGCATACCGAAGACACCTTCCTGAGCGTGTACTACACCTCAGCCGACCCCGCCCGTGACAAACCGGCGATACGCGTGGCGACCGACAACGACTGGGAAACCAAATACCGCTGGGAACGGGTCGGTATTTCCGCATCGAAGGCGACTATTTCCTGGGATATTCCGCAGGATGCCAAACCCGGCTTCTACTACATCAGCCATGGCGGTGATCAGAAGAATGTCTGGGGCACTATCAGTGCCTTTACAGGAACTACCCGGAAGTTTGAAGTGGTGGCTGATTGA